ACCACCAGGAAGGCGGCGAACAGCAGGGCCCCGACCACGGCGGCCCAGGTGGCGGCGACGGCGGAGGCGGCGCCCCGGCGGACGATCCAGATGAAGGCCAGCCCCCCTGCCCCCAGCACCAGCGAGACCAGCGAGGTCTTGGAGGTCGACATGATGACCAGGAACAGGGTGAGGATGGCCGCGCCGTACCACAGCCAGGACCGCCTGGGGTTCAGCAGGCCGGCGGCGGCGCAGACGCCGAAGCCCATGGCCATCATGCCGCCCAGGCCGTTCTTCTCGACCCAGACGCCGCGCCAGGCGCCGGGGAACAGGGTCTGCATCTTGCCGATCGAGGGGACGCCGACGGCGAGGAGGAAGGAGACCACCGCCAGGATCAGGAAGGAGGCCCCGATGATCTCGGCCAGCGTCGCCCAGCGGTAGCGGGCGGCGATGACGATGCCGCCCAGCGTGGTGGCGTAGAGGGCGATCATCCGGCGCAGGGTGGCGTCGGGAGCCAGCGACCACAGCATGGAGGCGGCGACGACCATCATGATCAGGACGAGGAAGGGCTGGCGCAGCGTGCCCTTGACCACCTCGCCCAGGTTCATGGCCATCAGCAGGATGGCGGCCGCGTAGGCCGGCAGGTAGGCGTTGCGGACGATGCCCGAGGCGGCGGCGTCGAACGTCGCCCCGAAGATCGGCATGATCCAGCCCTGGCTGAAGATCAGCAGCATGAAGACCGAGAGCCCGTAGGCCATCCAGTCGAAGAGGTCGGCGCGGCGGCGGGGTCGGGGCGGGGCTATCGGGCGTGGGGCCTGCGGAGCGCCGGGCGGCGGGGGCGGAGGCCTCCAAGCCTCATGCGCCAGCACTTTTCTACCGCTCATCCCGGCGAATGCCGGGACCCATCCGCGTGATCTCGATGCTTGCGATACGTGCCCTTGGGCACGGCCGGGATCGCCACGAGCAGGACCGCGCCGTGCCTACAGGCACGAGTCCTACCCAACCGCGCCCTACGAACTGGGTCCCGGCATTCGCCGGGATGAGCGGAAAAATGGAGGTAATCACGGCAGGATCCGCCGCAGGAAGCCGGGCGGTTCGACCATGGCGCGGTTGAAGAAGACGCCGGCCACCCGGCCGCCGGCCGTGGCGATGGCGTCGCGCAGCTGCGCCGGGGCCCGGACGTCAGGCTGGTCGGCCGCGACGACGAGCACCGTCTGGTCGATGAAGGGGGCCACGGTCAGGGCGGCCTGGGAGCGGTCGGCGGCCGGGGCGTCGATGACAATCAGGTCGGCGTGCTTGCGCAGCGCGTTCCAGTAGTCGGCGCCGGGCAGGATGTGGACGGTCTGGCGGCCCTTGAGCACCTCGCGGCGGAAGCGGGTGACCCACCAGCGGGCTTCGCCGACCTGGTGGGCGGCAATGTAGCGGGCGTTGGGAATCAGCGCGCCGTCGGCGGTCTTCTGGGGCGGCTGGACGGTCAGGAAGCTGCTGCCGTCCGGGCTGGCCGAGGAGGCCTTGCCGAGGGCGCCGTAGTGGGCGGGATCGGCGGCGATGGCGGCGTGCTGCGGCGAGGCCTGCAGGTCCAGGTCGATCAGCCAGACCGTCTTGCCGGCGCGGCGGGCGGCGAAGCGGGCGAACTCGCGGGCGACGGTGGAAGTCCCCTCGCCGGCCCGGGCGGCGACGAACTGGATGACGCGCGCGCGGCCGGGAGCGGGCGCGCCAAGCGTCGCCCACAGCCCCCCCATTTCGCCGCTCAGGTCCACCATCCGTCGAATCGCCACGCACGCACTGCGGTCTACAGGTTAGCCCATCCGGCCGCTGACGGCCCGCCTTGCCGTCTGCGCCATAGAATCACATCGCGGGGCCGGTTGGCGCCGCACTCTACTCCCCCCGTTTCGTCATCCTCGGGCTTGTCCCGAGGACCCATCGTTCGGCTGCGACAAGCGTCTGGCGGTTCCTCACGAGCGAAGCCTCATCGGTTCGCGCCTGGCTGATAAATGGGTCCTCGGGACAAGCCCGAGGATGACGACGGGGGAGCGTTGGATCACCGCACCTTGTACGGCGCGGCGCCCAGCACCGGCAGGTCGAGGGTGCGCGAAGCCGAGGCCGGGGTCGGCATCCCCGGCCGCAGGAACATGCGCAGCAGGCCGGCGCAGAGGGCCGAGAAGGCGGCGAACAGAAAGGCGAGGATCAGCACCGGCTTCTTCAGGCTGGCGCCCTTGGCCGGCGGGCTGGCCCGTTCGAAGATGCGGATGTTGTCGTTGCTCTCGGCGGCCATCATGCGGGCGGCGTCGTCCTGCTGTTCCTTGACGGTGTAGTCGCGCACCGAGCTTTGCAGGATGTCGCGGTCGCGGGTCAGCTCGGTGAATTGCGG
The nucleotide sequence above comes from Caulobacter sp. NIBR1757. Encoded proteins:
- a CDS encoding O-antigen ligase — protein: MAYGLSVFMLLIFSQGWIMPIFGATFDAAASGIVRNAYLPAYAAAILLMAMNLGEVVKGTLRQPFLVLIMMVVAASMLWSLAPDATLRRMIALYATTLGGIVIAARYRWATLAEIIGASFLILAVVSFLLAVGVPSIGKMQTLFPGAWRGVWVEKNGLGGMMAMGFGVCAAAGLLNPRRSWLWYGAAILTLFLVIMSTSKTSLVSLVLGAGGLAFIWIVRRGAASAVAATWAAVVGALLFAAFLVVASDVFLGLLGKDATLTGRTKIWAAVWRQIEERPWTGYGYSAVWDDKSGWGPLSWITKEAGFKASHAHNAWLEQWLGMGYAGLIAWGLFYLQTMGAAIVSVFREKGAYLALPFLIIYSLTTLTESFAVSYNDMRWMIFVALAVKLALPDRDQE
- a CDS encoding sugar kinase codes for the protein MVDLSGEMGGLWATLGAPAPGRARVIQFVAARAGEGTSTVAREFARFAARRAGKTVWLIDLDLQASPQHAAIAADPAHYGALGKASSASPDGSSFLTVQPPQKTADGALIPNARYIAAHQVGEARWWVTRFRREVLKGRQTVHILPGADYWNALRKHADLIVIDAPAADRSQAALTVAPFIDQTVLVVAADQPDVRAPAQLRDAIATAGGRVAGVFFNRAMVEPPGFLRRILP